From a single Fusobacterium pseudoperiodonticum genomic region:
- a CDS encoding NAD(P)/FAD-dependent oxidoreductase → MEKIYDVVIVGAGPAGLTAGIYTGRGNLSTLILEKEGIGSMIMTHQIDNYPGSHVGASGKEIYDTMKKQALEFGCEIKSATVLGFDPYDEVKIVKTDAGNFKTKYIIIATGLGKIGAKKVKGENKFLGAGVSYCATCDGAFTKGRTVSLVGKGDELIEESLFLTRYAKEVNIFLTSDDLDCSEELKEAILSKENVKIVKKVKLLEIKGEEFVTELDLEVDGNKETVATDFVFLYLGTKNNLELYGEFVSLSDAGYIVTDETMKTRTDKMYAIGDIREKDIRQVATATSDGVIAASFIMKEILKTKKK, encoded by the coding sequence TTGGAAAAGATATATGATGTAGTAATTGTTGGAGCAGGACCAGCAGGTTTAACAGCTGGTATATATACAGGAAGAGGAAATTTATCAACTCTTATTTTAGAAAAAGAAGGAATAGGAAGCATGATAATGACTCATCAAATAGATAACTATCCAGGGTCACATGTAGGAGCAAGTGGAAAAGAAATATATGATACTATGAAAAAACAAGCTTTAGAGTTTGGTTGTGAAATAAAGTCTGCAACTGTTCTAGGTTTTGATCCTTATGATGAAGTTAAAATAGTTAAAACTGATGCTGGAAATTTTAAAACAAAATATATTATAATAGCAACAGGTTTAGGAAAAATTGGAGCTAAAAAAGTAAAGGGGGAAAACAAATTCTTAGGAGCAGGAGTTTCATATTGTGCAACTTGTGATGGAGCTTTTACAAAAGGAAGAACAGTATCTCTGGTTGGAAAAGGAGATGAGCTTATAGAGGAATCTCTATTCTTAACAAGATATGCTAAAGAAGTTAATATATTTTTAACATCTGATGATTTAGATTGTAGTGAAGAATTGAAAGAAGCAATTTTATCAAAAGAAAATGTAAAAATTGTTAAGAAAGTAAAACTTTTAGAAATAAAGGGGGAAGAATTTGTAACAGAATTAGATTTAGAAGTGGATGGAAATAAAGAAACAGTAGCAACTGACTTTGTTTTCTTATACTTAGGAACAAAAAATAATTTAGAGCTTTATGGAGAATTTGTAAGTTTAAGTGATGCAGGTTATATAGTTACAGATGAAACAATGAAAACAAGAACAGATAAAATGTATGCTATTGGAGATATAAGAGAAAAAGATATAAGACAAGTAGCAACTGCTACTAGTGATGGAGTTATTGCAGCAAGTTTCATCATGAAAGAAATATTAAAAACTAAAAAGAAATAA
- a CDS encoding MBL fold metallo-hydrolase, translating into MKVKCFHLGAYGTNCFLVYDDNNLAYFFDCGGRNLNKLYSYIEEHNLDLKYIVLTHGHGDHIEGLNDLAEKYPEAKVYVGEEEKDFLYNSELSLSDRIFGEFFKFKGELHTVREGDMIGDFKVIDTPGHTIGSKSFYDEKAKILISGDTLFRRSYGRYDLPTGDLNMLCNSLEKLSKLPEETVVYSGHTEETTIGEEKKFLERVGIL; encoded by the coding sequence GTGAAAGTAAAATGCTTCCATTTAGGAGCTTATGGAACAAATTGTTTTTTAGTATATGATGATAATAATCTAGCTTATTTTTTTGATTGTGGAGGACGTAATTTAAATAAATTATACTCATACATAGAAGAACATAATTTAGATTTGAAATATATAGTTTTAACACATGGGCATGGAGATCATATTGAAGGTTTAAATGACTTAGCTGAGAAGTATCCAGAAGCAAAAGTTTATGTAGGGGAAGAAGAAAAAGACTTCTTATATAATTCTGAACTTAGCTTATCAGATAGAATTTTTGGTGAGTTTTTTAAATTTAAAGGTGAATTACATACTGTTAGAGAAGGTGATATGATAGGAGACTTTAAAGTAATAGATACCCCAGGTCATACCATAGGTTCAAAAAGTTTTTATGATGAAAAAGCTAAAATTCTAATATCAGGGGACACTTTATTTAGAAGAAGCTATGGGAGATATGATTTACCTACAGGAGATTTAAATATGCTTTGTAATAGTTTAGAAAAACTATCAAAGTTACCTGAAGAAACAGTCGTTTATAGTGGACATACAGAAGAAACAACTATAGGTGAAGAAAAGAAATTTTTAGAAAGAGTTGGAATACTTTAA
- a CDS encoding CoA-disulfide reductase — translation MNKKIIIIGGVAAGMSAASKAKRIDKNLDITVYEMTDAISWGACGLPYYVGDFYPNASLMIARTYEEFEKEGINVKIKHKVENIDFKNKKVFVRNLNENKVFEDNYDELVIATGASSTSPKDIKNLDAEGVYHLKTFNEGLEVKKEMMKKENENIIIIGAGYIGVEIAEAALKLGKNVRIFQHSSRILNKTFDKEITDLLENHIREHEKISLHLNESPIEVRTFENKVIGLKTDKKEYSANLIIVATGVKPNTDFLKDSGLELFENGAIIIDRFGKTNIPNVYAAGDCATVYHSVLEKNVYIALATTANKLGRLIGENLTGANKEFIGTLGSAGIKVLELEAARTGITEQEAKDNNINYRTILVDGEDHAAYYPGGEDVYIKLIYHADTKILLGAQVAGKRGAALRADSLAVAIQNKMTTQELANMDFLYAPPFATTWDIMNVAGNVAK, via the coding sequence ATGAATAAAAAAATTATAATAATTGGAGGAGTTGCTGCTGGTATGAGTGCAGCTTCAAAAGCAAAAAGAATTGATAAAAATTTAGATATAACAGTTTATGAAATGACTGATGCTATATCTTGGGGAGCTTGTGGACTACCATATTATGTTGGAGATTTCTATCCTAATGCTTCTTTAATGATTGCAAGAACTTATGAAGAATTTGAAAAAGAAGGAATCAATGTAAAAATTAAACATAAAGTTGAAAATATTGATTTTAAAAATAAAAAGGTTTTTGTTAGAAACTTGAATGAAAATAAAGTTTTTGAAGACAATTATGATGAATTAGTTATAGCAACAGGTGCAAGTTCTACAAGTCCAAAAGATATTAAAAACCTAGATGCTGAAGGAGTATACCATTTAAAAACTTTCAATGAAGGTCTAGAAGTAAAAAAAGAAATGATGAAAAAAGAAAATGAAAATATAATTATCATTGGAGCAGGTTATATAGGAGTTGAGATTGCTGAAGCAGCTTTAAAACTTGGGAAAAATGTAAGGATTTTTCAACATTCATCTAGAATTTTAAATAAGACTTTCGATAAAGAAATCACAGATCTATTAGAAAATCACATAAGAGAACATGAAAAAATTTCTTTACACCTAAATGAAAGTCCTATTGAAGTTAGAACTTTTGAAAATAAAGTTATAGGTTTAAAAACTGATAAAAAAGAATACTCTGCAAATTTAATAATTGTTGCAACAGGAGTTAAACCTAATACAGATTTTTTAAAAGATTCAGGGCTTGAATTATTTGAAAATGGTGCTATCATAATAGATAGATTTGGAAAAACTAATATCCCTAATGTATATGCAGCTGGAGATTGTGCAACAGTTTATCATTCAGTCTTAGAAAAAAATGTATATATAGCTCTTGCAACAACAGCCAATAAATTAGGTAGACTTATTGGAGAAAACCTAACAGGTGCTAATAAAGAATTTATTGGAACATTAGGTTCAGCTGGAATAAAAGTTTTAGAGCTTGAAGCAGCTAGAACAGGTATAACTGAGCAAGAAGCTAAGGATAATAATATCAATTATAGAACTATTCTTGTTGATGGTGAAGATCATGCTGCATATTATCCTGGTGGGGAAGATGTATATATAAAATTAATTTACCATGCTGATACAAAAATCTTATTAGGAGCACAAGTTGCTGGAAAAAGAGGTGCTGCATTGAGAGCAGATTCTTTAGCAGTTGCTATACAGAATAAAATGACAACTCAAGAATTGGCTAATATGGACTTCCTATATGCCCCTCCATTTGCAACTACTTGGGATATTATGAATGTAGCAGGTAATGTGGCAAAATAA